From the genome of Streptomyces sp. JH34:
GCCTCGTAGCCGCCGGGGCCGCCGCCGATGATCACGATCCGGGTCACGAAAAGTCCGCCTCGCGTGGTGTCATCCCGCGGCCGTATGCCGCCCCGGCCGGGGGTCCGGGGGATCGCCCCGGCGTATGCAGTACGTAATTCATTGTCCCGCACGCGCCAAGGTGCTTCGCTCCGGGGCCCTCCATACGGGAACGAGCCTGGCCGGGCCACGGCCGCCGGCCGCCGCGGCACCTCCCACGACCGGGCGTCTTCCCCGCCGGAACCGGCACACGCGGCATCCCCTCCCGTACCCTCGACCCCATGTCGCTCTACGCCGCGTACGCCGGCAACCTCGACGCGCGGCTGATGACGCGCCGCGCACCGCACTCCCCGCTGCGCAGCACGGGCTGGCTCAACGGCTGGCGGCTCACCTTCGGCGGGGAGCAGATGGGCTGGGAGGGCGCGCTGGCCACGGTGGTGGAGGCGCCCCGTTCCCAGGTGTTCGTCGCGCTGTACGACCTGGCCCCGATGGACGAGGACTCCATGGACCGCTGGGAGGGTGTCGGCCTCGACGTCTACCGGCGCATGCGGGTGCGCGTGCACACGCTGGACGGCGAGGAGCCGGCCTGGATGTACGTCCTCAACGGCTACGAGGGCGGGCTGCCCTCGGCCCGCTACCTGGGCGAGGTGGCCGACGCGGCCGAGTCCGCCGGCGCACCGCACGACTATGTGATGAACCTCCGCAAGCACCCCTGCTGAGCCCTGCCACGACCCGCTTCTGTACGAATGTACGAAGAGGACCGGCCAGACTCTGCGCCGACACATCTACGCGCGTAGGGATTCAGCGGTTACCCTCATCCGCGTGAACGCATCTGTTATTCCGGACCACATCCAGGGCGACCCGCACGCCGCCGCCGCAGACGCCGCCGCCCGCCTGCGCGAGCTGACCGGCGCCGAGACCCACGACGTCGCCCTCGTGATGGGCTCCGGGTGGGCCCCCGCGGGCGATGCGCTCGGCATCCCGGAGGCCGAGTTCCCGGTCACCGCGCTGCCCGGCTTCCCCGCCCCGGCGGTGGAGGGCCACGGCGGCACGATCCGCTCGTACCGGATCGGCGGGAAGCGCGTCCTGGTCTTCCTGGGCCGCACGCACTACTACGAGGGCCGCGGTGTCGCGGCGGTCGCGCACGGCGTCCGCACGGCCGTCTCCGCGGGCTGCCGGACCGTCGTCCTGACGAACGGCTGCGGCGGGCTGCGCGAGGGCATGCGCCCCGGCCAGCCGGTCCTCATCGGCGACCACATCAACCTGACGGCCGCGTCGCCGATCGTGGGCGCGAACTTCATGGATCTGACGGACCTGTACTCGCCGCGCCTGCGCGCGCTCTGCAAGGAGATCGACCCGACGCTCGAAGAGGGCGTGTACGTGCAGTTCCCCGGCCCTCACTACGAGACCCCGGCCGAGATCAACATGGTCCGTGTCATGGGCGGCGACCTGGTCGGCATGTCCACCGTGCTCGAGGCCATCGCGGCCCGTGAGGCGGGTGCCGAGGTGCTGGGCATCTCCCTGGTCACGAACCTCGCGGCGGGCCTGAGCGGCGAACCCCTCAACCACGAGGAGGTCCTCCAGGCCGGCCGCGACTCCGCCACGCAGATGGGCGCACTGCTGGCACGGGTACTGGACCGGATCTGATCCCCGCGGATCCGGACGCCCGGACCGCATCGCATCGCACCGCACCGCACCGCAGAAAGGCGGACACCGTGCAGCAGGACCTCATCACGCGGGCCAGGGCCTGGCTCGCCGAGGACCCGGACCCCGAGACCCGTGCGGAACTCGCCGGGCTCATCGACGCCGA
Proteins encoded in this window:
- a CDS encoding purine-nucleoside phosphorylase is translated as MNASVIPDHIQGDPHAAAADAAARLRELTGAETHDVALVMGSGWAPAGDALGIPEAEFPVTALPGFPAPAVEGHGGTIRSYRIGGKRVLVFLGRTHYYEGRGVAAVAHGVRTAVSAGCRTVVLTNGCGGLREGMRPGQPVLIGDHINLTAASPIVGANFMDLTDLYSPRLRALCKEIDPTLEEGVYVQFPGPHYETPAEINMVRVMGGDLVGMSTVLEAIAAREAGAEVLGISLVTNLAAGLSGEPLNHEEVLQAGRDSATQMGALLARVLDRI
- a CDS encoding gamma-glutamylcyclotransferase, whose protein sequence is MSLYAAYAGNLDARLMTRRAPHSPLRSTGWLNGWRLTFGGEQMGWEGALATVVEAPRSQVFVALYDLAPMDEDSMDRWEGVGLDVYRRMRVRVHTLDGEEPAWMYVLNGYEGGLPSARYLGEVADAAESAGAPHDYVMNLRKHPC